The following coding sequences are from one Streptomyces angustmyceticus window:
- a CDS encoding DUF6114 domain-containing protein: protein MLLTWRRWRKGRPFWGGLAAVVAGAEICAIPLAPLKIMLQQGIAGIPSVLMGLVMIVMGLSAWFAPHYRGLAGVLTVLCAAAALVMSNLGGFLIGTVIGILGGSMIFAWQPVAAEPVPSAAPGAAREPGGGTPAPSEP from the coding sequence ATGCTTCTGACCTGGCGGCGCTGGCGGAAGGGGCGGCCCTTCTGGGGCGGCCTGGCGGCCGTCGTCGCCGGCGCCGAGATCTGCGCCATCCCGCTGGCACCGCTGAAGATCATGCTGCAACAGGGCATCGCCGGTATCCCGTCCGTGCTGATGGGGCTGGTGATGATCGTGATGGGGCTCTCGGCGTGGTTCGCGCCGCACTACCGGGGCCTCGCGGGCGTGCTCACCGTGCTGTGCGCGGCGGCCGCCCTGGTGATGTCCAACCTCGGCGGCTTCCTGATCGGCACCGTCATCGGGATCCTCGGCGGCTCGATGATCTTCGCCTGGCAGCCGGTCGCCGCCGAACCCGTACCGTCCGCCGCGCCCGGGGCCGCCCGCGAGCCCGGCGGCGGCACCCCCGCACCCAGCGAGCCGTAG
- a CDS encoding DUF6230 family protein yields the protein MKDAHGRPVTGRISWRKFAVLSVPALAGTAALGIALANGALAASFAVSGQQFKVSADSLKGEGFAQYGGVDANARGDLLPVAVTAIKSARMNRLCQSVVTHLPVIGDISLNLSAGTGGKPVEAANLFVDATQLSGDASFHQIEIGRDASTLDKGPESAQGMQDLFAQQADDINISNLRQTAWATNAGTFKLSGLNMKISKGKKECF from the coding sequence ATGAAGGACGCACACGGCAGACCTGTCACGGGACGCATCAGCTGGCGGAAGTTCGCCGTGCTGTCCGTCCCGGCCCTCGCCGGCACCGCCGCCCTGGGAATCGCCCTGGCCAACGGGGCACTGGCGGCGTCGTTCGCCGTCTCGGGACAGCAGTTCAAGGTCTCCGCGGACAGCCTCAAGGGCGAGGGCTTCGCCCAGTACGGCGGCGTGGACGCGAACGCCAGGGGAGATCTCCTGCCGGTCGCCGTCACCGCCATCAAGTCGGCCCGGATGAACCGTCTGTGCCAGTCGGTCGTCACCCACCTCCCGGTGATCGGCGACATCTCGCTCAACCTCAGCGCCGGTACGGGCGGCAAGCCCGTCGAGGCGGCCAATCTCTTCGTGGACGCCACCCAGCTCTCCGGCGACGCGTCCTTCCACCAGATCGAAATCGGCCGGGACGCCTCCACCCTCGACAAGGGACCGGAGAGCGCCCAGGGCATGCAGGACCTCTTCGCCCAGCAGGCCGACGACATCAACATCAGCAACCTCCGGCAGACCGCCTGGGCCACCAACGCGGGGACCTTCAAGCTGTCCGGCCTCAACATGAAGATCTCCAAGGGCAAGAAGGAATGCTTCTGA
- a CDS encoding cytochrome P450: MPCPALPEGFDFTDPDVYQSRVPLPEFARLRQTAPVWWNAQPHGIAGFGDDGYWVVTRHRDVKEVSTKPEIFSANLNTSIIRFQASMTREQIDVQKLIMLNMDPPEHTRVRQIVQRGFTPRAIRALEGALRDRAAHIVAEARRKESGDFVTDIACELPLQAIAELIGIPQDDRARIFDWSNKMVAYDDPELAITEEVGSNAAMELISYAMNLAAARKECPADDIVSRLVAAEHEGNLGSDEFGFFVLLLAVAGNETTRNAITHGMHAFLTHPDQWELYKRERPRTAAEEIVRWATPVVSFQRTATRDTELGGAEIKKGQRVGIFYSSANHDPEVFDRPEVFDITRDPNPHLGFGGGGPHFCLGKSLAVLEIDLIFNALADAMPGITLAGDPRRLRSAWLNGVKELQVRYG; encoded by the coding sequence ATGCCATGCCCCGCGTTGCCCGAAGGGTTCGACTTCACCGACCCCGACGTCTACCAGTCCCGCGTTCCGCTCCCCGAGTTCGCGCGGCTGCGGCAGACCGCACCCGTGTGGTGGAACGCGCAGCCGCACGGCATCGCCGGCTTCGGCGACGACGGCTACTGGGTCGTCACCCGCCACCGGGACGTCAAGGAGGTGTCCACCAAGCCGGAGATCTTCTCCGCGAACCTCAACACCTCGATCATCCGCTTCCAGGCGTCCATGACCCGCGAACAGATCGACGTCCAGAAGCTGATCATGCTGAACATGGACCCGCCCGAGCACACCCGGGTCCGCCAGATCGTGCAGCGCGGCTTCACCCCGCGCGCCATCCGCGCGCTGGAGGGCGCACTGCGCGACCGGGCGGCGCACATCGTCGCCGAGGCGCGCCGCAAGGAGTCCGGGGACTTCGTCACCGACATCGCCTGCGAACTCCCTCTGCAGGCCATCGCGGAACTCATCGGCATCCCCCAGGACGACCGGGCCCGGATCTTCGACTGGTCGAACAAGATGGTCGCCTACGACGACCCCGAACTGGCCATCACCGAAGAGGTCGGCAGCAACGCGGCCATGGAACTGATCTCGTACGCGATGAACCTCGCCGCGGCCCGCAAGGAGTGCCCGGCCGACGACATCGTCAGCCGGCTGGTGGCGGCGGAGCACGAGGGCAACCTCGGCTCCGACGAGTTCGGCTTCTTCGTCCTGCTGCTGGCGGTGGCCGGCAACGAGACCACGCGCAACGCCATCACCCACGGGATGCACGCCTTCCTCACCCACCCCGACCAGTGGGAGCTCTACAAGCGCGAGCGCCCCCGGACGGCGGCCGAGGAGATCGTGCGGTGGGCGACCCCGGTGGTCTCCTTCCAGCGCACCGCCACCCGGGACACCGAGCTGGGCGGGGCGGAGATCAAAAAGGGGCAGCGGGTGGGGATCTTCTACTCCTCCGCCAACCACGACCCGGAGGTCTTCGACCGCCCCGAGGTCTTCGACATCACCCGCGACCCCAACCCCCACCTGGGGTTCGGCGGCGGCGGACCGCACTTCTGCCTCGGCAAGTCGCTCGCGGTCCTGGAGATCGACCTGATCTTCAACGCGCTCGCGGACGCCATGCCCGGCATCACCCTGGCGGGCGACCCGCGCCGGCTCCGCTCGGCCTGGCTCAACGGCGTCAAGGAGCTGCAGGTCCGCTACGGATGA
- a CDS encoding steroid 3-ketoacyl-CoA thiolase: MAAEPVIVEAVRTPIGRRQGALANLHPAYLLGETYRELLARTRIQPDCVEQIVGGTVTHAGEQSMNPARNAWLTMGLPYETAATTVDCQCGSSQQANHMVANMIAAGVIDIGIGCGVEAMSRVPLGSGSKHGPGKPWPDEWNVDLPNQFEAAERIARHRGLTRENVDSLGLLSQERAAAAWAEERFKRETFAVQVPTTEDEQAAGQGMWRLVDRDEGLRDTSMAALGGLKAVMPTAVHTAGNSSQISDGAAAVMWASKRMARALKLRPRARIVAQALVGSDPHFHLDGPIDATRAVLGKAGMSLKDIDLVEINEAFASVVLSWAQVFEQDLEKVNVNGGAIALGHPVGATGARLLATALHELERRDKEFALITMCAGGALATGTIIQRL, encoded by the coding sequence ATGGCCGCGGAACCCGTCATCGTCGAAGCAGTACGCACCCCGATAGGCAGGCGCCAGGGCGCGCTCGCCAACCTGCACCCCGCCTACCTCCTTGGTGAGACCTACCGCGAACTCCTCGCCCGTACGCGCATCCAGCCCGACTGCGTCGAACAGATCGTCGGCGGCACCGTCACCCACGCCGGTGAACAGTCCATGAACCCGGCCCGCAACGCCTGGCTGACGATGGGCCTCCCGTACGAGACCGCCGCGACCACCGTGGACTGCCAGTGCGGCTCGTCCCAGCAGGCCAACCACATGGTGGCCAACATGATCGCGGCCGGCGTCATCGACATCGGCATCGGCTGCGGCGTCGAGGCGATGTCCCGGGTGCCGCTCGGCAGCGGCTCCAAGCACGGGCCCGGCAAGCCCTGGCCCGACGAGTGGAACGTCGACCTGCCCAATCAGTTCGAGGCCGCCGAACGGATCGCCCGCCACCGCGGCCTGACCCGCGAGAACGTCGACTCCCTCGGCCTGCTCTCCCAGGAGCGGGCGGCCGCCGCCTGGGCCGAGGAACGCTTCAAACGGGAGACGTTCGCCGTCCAGGTCCCCACCACCGAGGACGAACAGGCCGCGGGCCAGGGCATGTGGCGGCTGGTCGACCGCGACGAGGGGCTGCGCGACACCAGCATGGCGGCCCTCGGCGGCCTCAAGGCCGTGATGCCGACCGCCGTCCACACGGCGGGCAACTCCTCGCAGATCTCCGACGGCGCCGCCGCGGTGATGTGGGCCTCCAAGCGCATGGCCCGCGCCCTCAAGCTCCGGCCGCGGGCCCGCATCGTGGCCCAGGCGCTGGTCGGCTCCGATCCGCACTTCCACCTGGACGGCCCCATCGACGCCACCCGGGCCGTGCTGGGCAAGGCGGGCATGTCCCTCAAGGACATCGACCTCGTCGAGATCAACGAAGCCTTCGCCTCCGTCGTGCTCTCCTGGGCGCAGGTCTTCGAGCAGGACCTGGAGAAGGTGAACGTGAACGGCGGGGCGATCGCCCTGGGCCACCCGGTCGGCGCCACCGGCGCCCGGCTCCTGGCCACCGCACTCCACGAACTCGAACGCCGGGACAAGGAGTTCGCGCTGATCACCATGTGCGCGGGCGGGGCGCTGGCGACGGGGACCATCATCCAGCGGCTGTAG
- a CDS encoding ECF transporter S component: MSAAPHPPEGGRPAAGPGRRTRAVRLGPRSVAALVLVSAVGVMAFGWPLLADSASGLAHSRDAPWLFTALLPMLLAVVVATIADTGLDAKAIAMLGVLAAAGAAMRPLGAGTAGIEPMFFLMVLSGRVLGPGFGFVLGSVAMFASALLTGGVGPWLPFQMLSMGWVAMGAGLLPGPDRLRGRRELALLAAYGAVAAVLYGLVMNLQGWPYIGGMASAVSFVPGDPLAQNLARYLAYCLATSLGWDVPRAVVTVLLTCTLGGTVLKALRRATRRAAFDAPVAFRADPPRGSAGP, from the coding sequence ATGAGCGCGGCCCCCCACCCCCCGGAGGGCGGGCGGCCGGCCGCCGGACCCGGCCGCCGGACCCGTGCCGTGCGGCTCGGCCCCCGCTCCGTCGCCGCGCTGGTGCTCGTCTCGGCCGTCGGCGTGATGGCCTTCGGGTGGCCGCTCCTCGCCGACTCCGCCTCCGGGCTCGCCCATTCCCGGGACGCGCCCTGGCTGTTCACCGCGCTGCTGCCGATGCTGCTCGCCGTGGTCGTGGCGACCATCGCCGACACCGGCCTGGACGCGAAGGCCATCGCCATGCTCGGCGTGCTGGCCGCGGCCGGGGCCGCGATGCGCCCGCTGGGAGCGGGGACGGCCGGCATCGAGCCGATGTTCTTCCTGATGGTGCTGTCGGGGCGGGTGCTCGGGCCCGGATTCGGGTTCGTGCTGGGGTCCGTGGCGATGTTCGCGTCGGCGCTGCTGACCGGCGGGGTCGGCCCGTGGCTGCCGTTCCAGATGCTGTCGATGGGCTGGGTGGCGATGGGCGCCGGCCTGCTGCCGGGGCCCGACCGGCTGCGCGGCCGCCGTGAACTGGCCCTGCTCGCCGCCTACGGAGCCGTCGCGGCCGTCCTCTACGGCCTGGTCATGAACCTTCAGGGCTGGCCCTACATCGGCGGCATGGCCTCGGCGGTCTCCTTCGTCCCCGGGGACCCGCTCGCGCAGAACCTCGCCCGCTACCTGGCCTACTGCCTCGCCACCTCCCTCGGCTGGGACGTCCCCCGGGCCGTGGTCACCGTCCTGCTGACCTGCACCCTGGGCGGCACCGTCCTCAAGGCCCTGCGCCGCGCCACCCGCCGGGCGGCCTTCGACGCCCCCGTCGCCTTCCGCGCCGATCCGCCCCGGGGGTCCGCCGGCCCGTGA
- a CDS encoding ABC transporter ATP-binding protein produces MIRFEQVSVTYGDAAAPTVHGIDLTVPEGELCLLVGPSGVGKSTVLNAVCGLVPHFTGGTLHGRVTVDGRDTRTHRPRELADVVGTVGQDPRAHFVTDTVEDELAYGMESLGLAPDVMRRRVEETLDLLGLAELRDRALSTLSGGQMQRVAIGSVLTAHPKVLVLDEPTSALDPAAAEEVLSVLQRLVHDLGTTVLLAEHRLERVVQYADQVILLPSPGAPPVVGAPAEVMAVSPVHPPVVALGRLARWSPLPLSVRDARRKAAPLRERLAGVTPPSPGTGTDTGAGSGAGAGAGTVPALPVPAPAGSPDDAAAVVRGLGVRRGRTEALHQVDLTVRGGEMVALMGRNGAGKSTLLGTLVGMHTPSSGTVRVGGAVPHRTGPRALLRHVGLVPQEPRDLLYADTVAAECTAADQDAGAAAGSCRALVGRLLPDVPDSVHPRDLSEGQRLALALAVVLTARPPLLLLDEPTRGLDYAAKARLVEVLRALAAEGHALVLATHDVELAAELAHRVVILADGEIVADGPTGQVVVSSPSFAPQVTKVLAPLPWLTVPQVAHVLEAAG; encoded by the coding sequence GTGATCCGGTTCGAGCAGGTCTCGGTGACCTACGGCGACGCCGCGGCGCCCACCGTCCACGGCATCGACCTGACCGTCCCCGAGGGCGAACTGTGCCTGCTGGTCGGCCCGTCCGGCGTCGGCAAGTCCACCGTCCTGAACGCGGTCTGCGGCCTGGTCCCGCACTTCACCGGCGGGACCCTGCACGGCCGGGTCACCGTCGACGGCCGCGACACCCGCACCCACCGGCCGCGCGAACTCGCCGATGTCGTGGGCACCGTGGGCCAGGACCCGCGGGCGCACTTCGTCACCGACACCGTCGAGGACGAACTCGCCTACGGCATGGAGTCGCTCGGCCTCGCCCCCGACGTGATGCGGCGCCGGGTCGAGGAGACCCTGGACCTGCTGGGCCTGGCCGAGCTGCGCGACCGCGCCCTGTCCACCCTCTCGGGCGGCCAGATGCAGCGGGTGGCGATCGGCTCGGTCCTCACCGCCCACCCCAAGGTCCTGGTCCTCGACGAGCCGACGTCGGCCCTCGATCCCGCTGCCGCCGAGGAGGTCCTCTCCGTCCTCCAGCGCCTCGTCCACGACCTCGGCACCACGGTGCTGCTGGCCGAACACCGCCTGGAGCGGGTGGTCCAGTACGCCGACCAGGTCATCCTGCTCCCCTCCCCCGGCGCACCGCCGGTCGTCGGCGCCCCCGCCGAGGTCATGGCCGTCTCCCCGGTCCACCCCCCGGTGGTGGCCCTCGGCCGCCTCGCCCGCTGGTCACCGCTCCCGCTGTCGGTGCGCGACGCGCGACGCAAGGCCGCGCCCCTGCGCGAGCGGCTGGCGGGCGTCACCCCGCCGTCGCCCGGGACGGGCACGGACACCGGCGCCGGCTCCGGTGCCGGTGCCGGTGCCGGGACCGTACCGGCGCTGCCGGTGCCCGCACCCGCGGGCTCCCCGGACGACGCCGCCGCGGTCGTGCGCGGGCTCGGTGTGCGCCGGGGGCGGACCGAGGCGCTGCACCAGGTGGATCTGACCGTGCGGGGCGGCGAGATGGTGGCCCTGATGGGCCGCAACGGCGCGGGGAAGTCCACCCTCCTGGGCACCCTCGTCGGGATGCACACCCCGTCCTCCGGAACGGTGCGGGTCGGCGGCGCCGTCCCGCACCGCACCGGCCCCCGGGCCCTCCTGCGGCACGTCGGCCTGGTCCCCCAGGAACCGCGCGACCTGCTCTACGCGGACACCGTCGCGGCCGAGTGCACCGCGGCGGACCAGGACGCGGGGGCCGCCGCCGGCAGTTGCCGGGCCCTGGTCGGCCGGCTGCTGCCCGACGTCCCCGACTCCGTCCACCCCCGTGACCTCTCCGAGGGCCAGCGCCTCGCCCTGGCCCTGGCGGTCGTGCTGACCGCCCGGCCCCCGCTGCTCCTCCTCGACGAGCCCACCCGCGGCCTGGACTACGCCGCGAAGGCCCGTCTGGTCGAGGTGCTGCGCGCGCTGGCCGCCGAGGGCCACGCCCTCGTCCTGGCCACCCATGACGTGGAGCTCGCCGCCGAACTGGCCCACCGGGTGGTCATCCTCGCCGACGGCGAGATCGTCGCCGACGGTCCCACCGGCCAGGTCGTCGTCTCCTCCCCCTCGTTCGCGCCGCAGGTCACCAAGGTGCTCGCCCCGCTGCCCTGGCTGACCGTCCCGCAGGTGGCGCACGTCCTGGAGGCCGCCGGATGA
- a CDS encoding CbiQ family ECF transporter T component, with amino-acid sequence MSAPRATRTTALHAGAWWLWALGLATAASRTTNPLLLGLLVGVAGYVVAARRTDAPWARSYGAFVKVGLFVIGVRLLFAFVLGSPIPGTHTLVTLPEVPLPDWAKGVRLGGRVTAEGMVFALYDGLKLATLLICVGAANALANPARLLKSLPGALYEAGVAVVVAMTFAPNLVADVQRLRAARRLRGRPDRGFRALLQVGLPVLEGALERSVALAAAMDARGYGRSAEVPPGVRRLTSVLTLGGLLGVCAGTYGLLGEAGGGYGLPLLLAGLAAALAGLWLGGRRSVRSRYRPDRWGVRAWLVAGSGIAVAALMIWANGYASAALHPPAVPLTAPVLPLWPAASVLVGLLPALAAPLPPRTDRAERGDRPPRPEGADRTDRAASGGRAPAVDPRTKEPTQ; translated from the coding sequence ATGAGCGCCCCGCGGGCGACCCGTACCACCGCGCTGCACGCCGGCGCCTGGTGGCTGTGGGCGCTCGGCCTGGCCACCGCGGCCTCGCGCACCACGAACCCGCTGCTGCTGGGGCTGCTGGTGGGGGTGGCCGGCTATGTGGTCGCGGCCCGCCGCACCGATGCGCCGTGGGCGCGTTCGTACGGGGCGTTCGTCAAGGTCGGGCTGTTCGTGATCGGCGTCCGGCTGCTCTTCGCGTTCGTCCTCGGCTCGCCGATCCCCGGCACGCACACCCTGGTCACGCTGCCCGAAGTGCCGCTGCCCGACTGGGCGAAGGGTGTCCGGCTCGGCGGCCGGGTCACCGCCGAGGGCATGGTCTTCGCGCTGTACGACGGCCTGAAGCTGGCCACCCTCCTCATCTGCGTGGGTGCCGCCAACGCGCTGGCGAACCCGGCGCGGCTGCTGAAGTCGCTGCCCGGCGCGCTCTACGAGGCGGGCGTCGCGGTGGTCGTCGCGATGACCTTCGCGCCGAATCTGGTCGCCGACGTCCAGCGGCTGCGTGCCGCGCGCCGGCTGCGCGGCCGCCCCGACCGCGGGTTCCGGGCGCTCCTGCAGGTCGGGCTGCCGGTCCTGGAGGGCGCGCTGGAGCGCTCGGTGGCGCTGGCCGCGGCGATGGACGCGCGCGGCTACGGCCGCAGCGCCGAAGTGCCGCCCGGCGTACGGCGCCTGACCTCCGTCCTCACGCTCGGCGGGCTGCTCGGCGTCTGCGCCGGGACGTACGGGCTGCTGGGCGAGGCCGGCGGCGGCTACGGGCTGCCGCTGCTGCTCGCCGGGCTGGCGGCGGCGCTCGCCGGGCTGTGGCTGGGCGGCCGCCGGTCGGTGCGCAGCCGCTACCGGCCCGACCGGTGGGGGGTGCGCGCCTGGCTGGTGGCGGGTTCCGGTATCGCCGTCGCCGCCCTGATGATCTGGGCGAACGGCTACGCGTCCGCCGCCCTGCACCCGCCCGCGGTGCCGCTCACCGCCCCCGTCCTCCCCCTCTGGCCGGCCGCCTCCGTCCTCGTGGGGCTGCTGCCCGCCCTCGCCGCCCCGCTCCCGCCGCGCACGGACCGGGCGGAGCGCGGGGACCGGCCGCCGCGGCCGGAGGGGGCGGACCGCACGGACCGGGCCGCGTCCGGTGGCCGTGCCCCCGCTGTCGATCCGCGCACGAAGGAGCCCACCCAGTGA
- a CDS encoding SCO2322 family protein, whose amino-acid sequence MRRTGIAGAALLAGAVTGLAAAPAQAQEYRYWSFWHGKGGSWAYATEGPATLRPADGEVAGFRFTVSADSAAAGKPRAAAGFDAICHGTPAKDGRKRIGVVVDFGTAADAPGGERPPKPRTECAQVPEDASAGEALAAVARPLRYDSSALLCAIAGYPASGCADQVKGQKGAKEPAPSSGTAADGRAADGGGDGGPSAGLIGGGAAVVVLGAAAVWQARRRRG is encoded by the coding sequence ATGCGTCGCACCGGGATCGCCGGCGCGGCGCTGCTGGCCGGGGCGGTCACCGGCCTGGCCGCCGCACCCGCCCAGGCGCAGGAGTACCGCTACTGGTCCTTCTGGCACGGCAAGGGCGGCTCCTGGGCGTACGCCACCGAGGGGCCGGCCACGCTGCGCCCGGCCGACGGCGAGGTGGCGGGGTTCCGCTTCACCGTCAGCGCCGACTCCGCCGCGGCCGGCAAGCCGCGGGCGGCCGCCGGCTTCGACGCGATCTGCCACGGCACCCCGGCGAAGGACGGCCGCAAGCGGATCGGCGTCGTCGTCGACTTCGGCACCGCGGCGGACGCGCCCGGCGGCGAACGGCCGCCGAAGCCCCGGACGGAGTGTGCCCAGGTGCCCGAGGACGCCTCGGCGGGCGAGGCGCTGGCGGCGGTCGCCCGGCCGCTGCGCTACGACTCCAGCGCCCTGCTGTGCGCCATCGCCGGCTATCCGGCGTCGGGGTGCGCGGACCAGGTGAAGGGGCAGAAGGGCGCGAAGGAACCCGCGCCGTCGTCGGGCACGGCGGCGGACGGGCGCGCGGCGGACGGCGGGGGCGACGGCGGCCCGTCCGCCGGGCTGATCGGCGGCGGCGCGGCGGTGGTCGTGCTGGGCGCGGCGGCGGTGTGGCAGGCGCGCCGCCGGCGCGGATGA
- a CDS encoding prenyltransferase/squalene oxidase repeat-containing protein, whose amino-acid sequence MAPMAHQAPLTHSVAFLARRAATALAAVAVLGAAAAPAAYADSASPGKLPDGLYGTNDPQFDGVWRQSLALLAQDTVGIRPAPSAVTWLAGQQCADGAFTAYRAEPGTPCDAKTRRDTNPTAAAVQALAALGGHGDAVHKAVTWLKSVQNDDGGWSSAPGSASDANSTSVVIGALTAAGEKPRSVTSKKGGKSPYDALLTFRLGCEEKAEGRGAFTFQLKGAAPNADATAAAATAALGKGFVVAPAGKNATAPVKPLSCEGDEDKKAGGDPVRAAEGGDGYLVAQLDKNGQHLLSAMPGAKKQPDVGNTADAVVALAAGGHGAAAAKPLAWLEKNAAGWAKQSGPAAYAQLVLAAHATGTDPRSFGGTDLVAALNATGPAPAAAAKKDAEDGGDSEGGGIGLPWIIGIGLAIGAGIGFLLSSRKKSGL is encoded by the coding sequence ATGGCCCCCATGGCTCACCAGGCCCCCTTGACGCACTCCGTCGCCTTCCTGGCGCGCCGCGCCGCCACGGCGCTGGCGGCCGTGGCGGTGCTGGGCGCGGCCGCTGCCCCCGCCGCGTACGCCGACTCCGCGTCCCCCGGGAAGCTGCCCGACGGGCTGTACGGCACCAACGACCCGCAGTTCGACGGGGTCTGGCGGCAGTCGCTCGCGCTGCTGGCCCAGGACACCGTGGGCATCCGCCCGGCCCCGTCCGCCGTGACGTGGCTGGCCGGCCAGCAGTGCGCCGACGGCGCGTTCACCGCCTACCGGGCCGAGCCGGGCACGCCCTGCGACGCCAAGACCCGGCGGGACACCAACCCGACGGCCGCCGCGGTGCAGGCGCTGGCCGCGCTGGGCGGGCACGGCGACGCCGTGCACAAGGCCGTGACGTGGCTGAAGTCGGTGCAGAACGACGACGGCGGCTGGAGCTCGGCGCCCGGCTCGGCCAGCGACGCCAACTCCACCTCCGTGGTCATCGGCGCGCTCACGGCGGCCGGTGAGAAGCCCCGGTCGGTGACGTCGAAGAAGGGCGGCAAGTCGCCGTACGACGCGCTGCTCACCTTCCGGCTGGGCTGTGAGGAGAAGGCGGAGGGGCGCGGCGCCTTCACCTTCCAGCTCAAGGGCGCGGCCCCGAACGCGGACGCCACCGCGGCCGCCGCGACCGCCGCGCTCGGCAAGGGTTTCGTCGTGGCACCGGCCGGCAAGAACGCCACCGCCCCCGTCAAGCCGCTGAGCTGCGAGGGCGACGAGGACAAGAAGGCGGGCGGCGACCCGGTGCGGGCCGCGGAGGGCGGCGACGGCTACCTCGTCGCCCAGCTCGACAAGAACGGGCAGCACCTGCTCTCCGCGATGCCGGGGGCGAAGAAGCAGCCCGACGTCGGCAACACCGCCGACGCCGTGGTGGCGCTGGCGGCCGGCGGGCACGGCGCCGCCGCGGCGAAGCCGCTGGCGTGGCTGGAGAAGAACGCGGCGGGCTGGGCGAAGCAGAGCGGCCCGGCCGCGTACGCCCAGCTGGTGCTGGCCGCGCACGCCACCGGCACCGACCCGCGGTCGTTCGGCGGCACCGACCTGGTGGCCGCGCTCAACGCCACCGGCCCCGCCCCGGCCGCCGCGGCGAAGAAGGACGCCGAGGACGGCGGCGACTCCGAGGGCGGCGGCATCGGTCTGCCCTGGATCATCGGCATCGGCCTCGCCATCGGCGCCGGCATCGGCTTCCTGCTGAGCAGCCGCAAGAAGAGCGGGCTCTGA
- a CDS encoding MBL fold metallo-hydrolase, with protein sequence MTPQVTDHKGGVWSIAVPIPDNPLGHTLVHLLETGRGPVLVDTGWDDPDSWDTLVAGVGACGFAVNDLHGVLITHHHPDHHGLSGRVREVSGAWIAMHAADTAVVRRTREAAPGQWLDHLTARLAAAGAPDAHLAPLREARAGGRGGRPPGRGAALPDRDIAPGELLDLPGRRVRAVWTPGHTPGHVCLHLEEEHPSGRAGGFGRLFSGDHLLPGITPHIGLYEDPEGDGGEALDPLGDYLASLERVGRLAPAEVLPAHQHAFTDAGGRVRELLAHHEARLSQLRELLREPRTPWQLSTAMEWNRPWEQIPYASRTIAVTEAEAHLRRLVKLGRAERVAGSDPVRYQAV encoded by the coding sequence ATGACGCCACAGGTGACCGACCACAAGGGCGGGGTGTGGAGCATCGCCGTCCCCATACCGGACAACCCGCTCGGCCACACCCTCGTCCACCTGCTGGAGACCGGACGCGGGCCCGTGCTCGTCGACACCGGCTGGGACGACCCGGATTCCTGGGACACCCTCGTCGCCGGCGTCGGCGCCTGCGGCTTCGCCGTCAACGATCTCCACGGCGTCCTGATCACCCACCACCACCCCGATCACCACGGCCTCTCGGGCAGGGTGCGGGAGGTCTCGGGCGCCTGGATCGCGATGCACGCCGCGGACACCGCCGTGGTCCGCCGCACCCGCGAGGCCGCACCGGGCCAGTGGCTCGACCACCTCACCGCCCGGCTCGCGGCGGCGGGCGCACCGGACGCGCACCTGGCGCCGCTGCGCGAGGCGCGTGCCGGGGGACGCGGCGGGAGACCGCCCGGCCGGGGGGCCGCCCTGCCGGACCGCGACATCGCGCCCGGCGAGCTGCTCGACCTGCCGGGGCGCCGGGTGCGCGCCGTCTGGACACCGGGGCACACCCCCGGCCATGTGTGCCTGCACCTGGAGGAGGAGCACCCGTCGGGGCGGGCCGGCGGCTTCGGCCGGCTCTTCTCCGGCGACCATCTGCTCCCCGGCATCACCCCGCACATCGGCCTGTACGAGGACCCGGAGGGCGACGGGGGCGAGGCCCTCGACCCCCTGGGCGACTACCTCGCCTCCCTGGAACGCGTCGGCCGGCTCGCGCCCGCCGAGGTGCTGCCCGCCCACCAGCACGCCTTCACCGACGCCGGCGGCCGCGTCCGCGAGCTGCTCGCCCACCACGAGGCGCGGCTCTCCCAGCTGCGGGAGCTGCTCCGCGAGCCCCGCACCCCCTGGCAGCTCTCCACGGCCATGGAGTGGAACCGCCCCTGGGAGCAGATCCCCTACGCCTCCCGCACCATCGCCGTCACGGAGGCCGAGGCCCACCTGCGCCGGCTGGTGAAGCTGGGGCGGGCGGAGCGGGTGGCGGGGTCCGATCCGGTGCGGTACCAGGCGGTGTGA